The proteins below are encoded in one region of Desulfovibrio sp. JC010:
- a CDS encoding glycosyltransferase family 4 protein yields MKTQRIWGTLDPFHESGPILGRKVANTGFLNGLLSLDPFDEYHFFLSGAGLRKGLHSFFSSHYPAFLEQGRVKIMDRRDLPDEIASREYFCFHQSDCINYPPHLARVRNRYAKNIFPITATTHSLSYSSYPSFFLNYLWPGTTGRDCIVTTSTAGKLVVEKYFRHLREGLCLSETTHPSPQIKRIPLGVNPEESSLPEEHRKAQAKRNLGMDGADERVNILVFGRIAHYSKMDILPLLRAMQRLFSSGLSRDRVRIMLAGWLDDDDDFPATLSQLAKNMGVELSIIGRPSDERKTDLYRAADIFVSISDNPQETFGLTVLEAGAAGLPVIASDYDGYKDLVVNNETGMLIETIGPEATPELDLMAPLCFDNHYHLLMAQQTAVDTPKLAGALEKLINDPQLRANMGRAGANRVRENFSWSKVIEEHLSLWEELNNVPVESGKLRETLHPTQLRLGETFSHYPTETLAPETKLVCGTTGQAIYQGREFPLMYKGVDRFLNDEVVRKIPFLARKPLDAAELAEKMKSMAGNMDDRDCEFHILWCLKHDVLEKIC; encoded by the coding sequence ATGAAAACTCAAAGAATATGGGGGACTCTGGACCCATTCCATGAAAGCGGGCCTATTCTGGGTAGAAAGGTGGCCAATACGGGATTCCTGAACGGGCTGCTCAGCCTTGATCCCTTTGACGAATACCATTTCTTCCTTTCCGGGGCGGGACTGCGCAAAGGACTGCATTCCTTTTTCAGCAGCCACTACCCGGCATTCCTTGAGCAGGGACGGGTGAAGATAATGGATCGCAGGGACCTGCCTGATGAAATTGCCAGCCGGGAATATTTCTGCTTCCACCAGTCCGACTGCATCAACTACCCGCCCCATCTGGCAAGAGTCCGCAACAGATACGCCAAAAACATATTTCCCATCACTGCCACCACCCATTCTCTGAGTTACAGCAGCTACCCTTCCTTCTTCCTTAATTACTTATGGCCGGGTACCACCGGACGGGACTGCATCGTAACCACCTCCACAGCCGGAAAGCTGGTTGTGGAAAAATATTTCCGGCACCTGCGTGAAGGACTCTGCCTGAGCGAAACAACCCATCCTTCACCGCAGATCAAAAGGATTCCGCTGGGAGTAAACCCCGAAGAATCAAGTCTCCCGGAAGAACACCGGAAAGCGCAGGCCAAGCGCAACCTCGGTATGGACGGAGCCGACGAACGGGTCAACATCCTTGTTTTCGGACGTATTGCCCATTATTCCAAGATGGACATCCTGCCCCTGCTGCGAGCCATGCAACGCCTTTTCAGTTCCGGCCTGAGCCGGGACCGGGTACGGATCATGCTCGCCGGATGGCTGGACGATGATGACGACTTTCCGGCCACCCTCTCCCAACTGGCAAAAAACATGGGAGTAGAGCTTTCCATTATCGGACGTCCTTCAGATGAGCGCAAAACAGACCTCTACCGGGCTGCGGATATTTTTGTCTCCATCTCCGACAATCCGCAGGAAACTTTCGGACTGACCGTGCTTGAAGCCGGAGCCGCAGGGCTCCCGGTAATTGCTTCCGATTATGACGGCTACAAGGATCTGGTGGTTAACAATGAAACCGGAATGCTCATCGAAACCATCGGCCCGGAAGCAACTCCTGAACTGGACCTCATGGCCCCGCTCTGCTTCGACAACCACTATCATTTATTAATGGCCCAGCAGACCGCAGTGGACACCCCCAAACTTGCCGGAGCCCTTGAAAAACTGATCAATGATCCGCAACTGCGCGCAAACATGGGACGGGCCGGAGCAAACCGGGTCCGGGAAAATTTCAGCTGGTCCAAAGTCATTGAAGAACATCTCAGCCTCTGGGAAGAGTTGAACAACGTCCCGGTAGAGAGCGGAAAGCTGCGTGAAACACTGCATCCCACACAGCTCCGGTTGGGTGAAACTTTCTCCCATTACCCCACGGAAACACTGGCACCGGAGACAAAGCTCGTCTGCGGGACCACCGGGCAGGCCATCTATCAGGGCAGGGAATTTCCGCTCATGTATAAAGGAGTGGACAGATTTCTGAACGATGAAGTTGTGCGCAAGATTCCCTTTCTGGCCCGCAAACCGCTCGATGCTGCAGAGCTTGCTGAAAAAATGAAATCCATGGCCGGAAATATGGACGACCGCGATTGCGAGTTCCACATCCTCTGGTGTTTGAAACACGATGTTCTGGAAAAAATATGCTGA
- a CDS encoding GGDEF domain-containing protein, with translation MKRGHRPELLWGFGLNNAEAGKIEDSLGPGFFLRNFSERALPGEKELSNQEKPAATWIPQRVWDELPEDRRDAYRNLESTQRILIQDDQANADLEKVLEDGFLAVVSSPLTSSKVQDALFRAKEISGLYGDLYRMTEEIILERELLSRKTEQLQFLNTVLSNATERLEVADILGQAAEDLKMLLPVYSVQGAFWNVLPTGKHIDADIFINPGQVENVQTEWVELMIENVVALSGMDISSYNMAETIPAVENSMVYSPDAGRILALPLVARGEKFGCLVMLCERNIRLAKDQVATLNAAVNHLSLALSNAIMFDKIKTRANRDGLTRVYNRRSFDERLVEEFKRHQRLNTDLSLLMVDLDHFKDVNDTYGHMAGDMVLEKVARMFETTFRSTDFIARYGGEEFVILLPHTNEEQAQMLAERVRTKIESCAMTYQDTSFNVTASIGVSAVRPGSLEKDTEIVRKADEALYDAKMQGRNRVVVSPMRPKLRIM, from the coding sequence ATGAAAAGAGGACACAGGCCAGAACTCCTTTGGGGATTCGGTCTAAACAATGCCGAAGCCGGAAAAATCGAGGATTCTCTCGGTCCCGGATTCTTTTTGAGAAATTTTTCTGAACGCGCACTGCCCGGGGAAAAGGAACTGAGCAATCAGGAAAAACCTGCCGCCACCTGGATTCCGCAGAGAGTCTGGGATGAGCTTCCCGAAGATCGCCGTGATGCCTACCGCAACCTTGAATCCACCCAGCGTATCCTTATTCAGGATGATCAGGCCAACGCCGATCTTGAAAAGGTGCTTGAGGACGGATTCCTCGCTGTTGTCAGTTCACCGCTGACCAGTTCCAAAGTGCAGGATGCCCTGTTCAGGGCCAAGGAAATTTCCGGTCTTTACGGTGATCTTTACCGCATGACCGAAGAAATCATCCTTGAGCGCGAACTGCTTTCCCGCAAGACCGAGCAGCTGCAGTTCCTCAATACTGTGCTTTCCAACGCCACTGAGCGTCTTGAAGTGGCCGATATCCTCGGACAGGCTGCCGAGGACCTGAAGATGCTGCTCCCGGTTTATTCCGTGCAGGGTGCCTTCTGGAATGTTCTGCCCACAGGTAAGCACATTGATGCTGATATTTTTATCAATCCCGGTCAGGTGGAAAATGTCCAGACCGAATGGGTTGAGCTGATGATTGAAAACGTAGTCGCACTCAGCGGTATGGACATTTCCAGCTACAATATGGCTGAAACCATCCCTGCGGTGGAGAACAGCATGGTCTACAGCCCCGATGCCGGAAGGATTCTGGCCCTGCCGCTGGTTGCCCGCGGTGAGAAGTTCGGTTGTCTGGTCATGCTTTGCGAGCGTAATATCAGGCTGGCCAAGGATCAGGTTGCAACTCTTAATGCAGCTGTGAACCATCTTTCCCTCGCCCTGAGCAACGCCATCATGTTCGACAAGATCAAGACCCGCGCCAACCGCGACGGGCTGACCAGAGTCTACAACCGCCGCAGCTTTGATGAAAGGCTGGTTGAAGAATTCAAGCGTCACCAGCGTTTGAATACCGACCTTTCCCTGCTCATGGTCGACCTTGACCATTTCAAAGACGTGAACGACACTTACGGCCACATGGCCGGGGACATGGTGCTGGAAAAAGTGGCCCGCATGTTTGAGACGACCTTCCGTTCCACGGATTTCATCGCCCGCTACGGCGGGGAGGAGTTTGTCATCCTGCTGCCGCACACCAATGAAGAGCAGGCCCAGATGCTGGCTGAAAGGGTCCGGACCAAGATTGAATCCTGCGCCATGACCTATCAGGACACCAGCTTTAATGTCACCGCCAGTATCGGTGTTTCCGCCGTACGTCCCGGCAGTCTTGAAAAGGACACCGAAATAGTACGCAAGGCGGATGAGGCTCTCTACGATGCCAAGATGCAGGGCCGTAACCGGGTGGTTGTTTCCCCCATGAGGCCCAAGCTGCGCATCATGTAA
- a CDS encoding class I SAM-dependent methyltransferase encodes MKKIFSSFRDPAGFVYEEDGKIYRNVASSYKENWDVVADSGIFSELFDLGSVPDFTVKDSTDSQNYKWLEVQKIPFISYPYEWCFSQLKDAALLTLDIQKHALQYDLSLKDSSAYNVQFFEGKPVFIDLLSFERPDFNLPWVAYRQFCMHFYAPLVIMAKKGFWGGELSKLYIDGIPLETAVSMLSLKDMLNLNVWMHLVAHAKMESRHSDGRVAAKKVEKFKYSKKKILNLVCTLREAVSALKPPVTKTEWGDYYSDTNYSSDGMEQKESIVASFASKAASEKKGSLSALDVGANTGKFSRILSECFDLVLATDIDPLAVERHYREIKRLGLKKILPLVINIANPSSGIGWASCERESFGERCSVDFITALAVIHHLRITAGIPLAMQAEYFHSLLNENGTLCVEFIPKEDSQVQRMLGAREDVFHDYNEDVFIESYKQYFSIEESLPVENSLRKLFFMRKV; translated from the coding sequence ATGAAGAAGATATTTAGTTCCTTTAGGGATCCCGCTGGATTCGTATATGAGGAAGATGGTAAAATTTATAGGAATGTTGCAAGCTCGTATAAAGAGAATTGGGATGTAGTGGCAGATTCCGGGATTTTTTCAGAACTATTTGACCTCGGTTCGGTTCCAGATTTTACAGTTAAGGATTCAACGGATTCCCAAAATTATAAATGGCTTGAAGTTCAGAAAATTCCGTTTATCAGCTATCCTTATGAATGGTGTTTTTCCCAGCTCAAAGACGCCGCCCTTCTCACTCTCGATATACAAAAACACGCTCTTCAGTATGATCTGAGTCTAAAAGATTCTTCTGCCTATAATGTTCAGTTCTTTGAAGGAAAGCCTGTTTTTATCGATCTGCTTTCTTTTGAACGTCCCGATTTTAATCTCCCCTGGGTTGCTTACAGGCAATTCTGCATGCATTTCTATGCCCCGCTGGTGATTATGGCCAAAAAGGGTTTTTGGGGTGGAGAGCTGTCAAAACTTTATATTGACGGTATCCCGCTGGAGACAGCTGTCAGCATGCTTTCGTTGAAAGATATGTTGAATTTGAATGTTTGGATGCATTTAGTTGCTCATGCAAAAATGGAGTCCAGGCATTCAGATGGCAGAGTGGCGGCAAAAAAAGTTGAAAAGTTCAAATATTCGAAGAAAAAGATACTCAACCTTGTCTGTACTTTAAGGGAGGCGGTCTCAGCACTTAAGCCGCCCGTAACCAAGACAGAGTGGGGCGACTATTACTCAGACACAAACTATTCCAGCGATGGAATGGAGCAGAAAGAGAGCATTGTTGCATCTTTTGCATCCAAAGCTGCCTCTGAAAAGAAAGGCAGCCTTAGTGCTCTGGACGTTGGAGCAAATACCGGTAAATTCAGCCGTATTCTGTCAGAATGTTTTGATTTGGTGCTTGCTACGGATATTGACCCGCTGGCTGTAGAGCGACACTATAGAGAGATTAAGCGGCTTGGTTTGAAGAAAATTTTACCGCTGGTCATCAATATCGCCAATCCTAGCTCCGGTATCGGCTGGGCTTCCTGTGAACGTGAGAGTTTCGGCGAAAGGTGCAGTGTTGATTTTATCACTGCGCTTGCAGTAATTCATCATTTGAGGATTACCGCAGGTATTCCTCTTGCGATGCAGGCGGAGTATTTTCATAGTTTATTAAATGAAAACGGCACATTGTGTGTAGAGTTTATACCGAAAGAAGATTCTCAAGTGCAGAGAATGCTTGGTGCCCGCGAAGATGTCTTTCACGATTATAATGAAGATGTGTTCATTGAGTCTTATAAGCAGTATTTTTCCATTGAAGAATCTCTTCCTGTAGAAAATTCATTAAGAAAGCTGTTTTTCATGCGCAAGGTATAG
- a CDS encoding queuosine precursor transporter, translating into MNELLWIGFALMDLSLVLVIYRFFGKTGLFGLIVFNLILCNIQVLKTIELFGMTTTLGNILYASVFLSTDMLSEFYGKKEAKKAVYLGFVVLLMAVVYMQLALMFTPAADDFAQPHLEAIFGFLPRIALGSMAAYIVSQLNDVYIFHLLKDKMGQRHLWLRNNASTLLSQFLDSSVFCLVALWGLFPFEVWVEILFTTYLFKVIVAVMDTPFLYMARRLHSKVVES; encoded by the coding sequence ATGAATGAATTGTTATGGATAGGCTTCGCGCTTATGGACCTGAGCCTTGTCCTTGTTATCTATAGATTTTTCGGCAAAACTGGTCTTTTCGGGCTGATTGTCTTCAATTTGATTCTCTGCAATATTCAGGTGCTCAAGACCATTGAGCTCTTCGGCATGACCACCACTCTCGGTAATATACTTTACGCCAGCGTTTTTCTTTCAACTGACATGCTCAGTGAATTTTACGGAAAAAAGGAAGCCAAGAAGGCTGTCTATCTGGGGTTTGTTGTCCTGCTTATGGCGGTGGTCTATATGCAGCTGGCCCTCATGTTCACTCCGGCGGCTGATGATTTCGCCCAGCCGCACCTTGAAGCGATCTTCGGTTTTCTGCCCCGTATTGCCTTGGGCAGCATGGCAGCGTATATTGTCTCGCAGCTGAATGATGTTTATATCTTCCATCTGCTCAAGGATAAGATGGGGCAGCGTCATCTCTGGTTGCGTAACAACGCATCCACCCTGCTCAGCCAGTTCCTTGATTCATCCGTGTTCTGCCTTGTGGCCCTGTGGGGGCTTTTTCCCTTTGAGGTCTGGGTCGAAATTCTTTTTACCACTTACCTGTTTAAGGTTATAGTGGCGGTAATGGATACCCCGTTCCTGTATATGGCCCGTCGGCTGCATTCAAAAGTTGTTGAGTCCTAA
- the dapF gene encoding diaminopimelate epimerase — MSKMFGKSVPFYKMQGCGNDFVIIDNRELGVPVEKMPLWAEKLCQRAFGVYADGLFFIENGPEGSALDFVWQFYNSDGSRAEMCGNASRCAGRLAHALGIAGEQHVFGSDAGPIKVQVFPALEEVKVQLTPPEGLVVKQKLEIDGEEYEYHFANTGVPHVVVQVADVEDVDIKKLGAAFRYHEAFAPAGTNVNFVQIVDNDSLVVRTYERGVEDETYACGTGVSAVQLTLHEQGLTDAAVSVRTSGGEILKVIIEDGNVFLQGGAELTFSGEVFIESLGID, encoded by the coding sequence ATGAGTAAAATGTTCGGAAAGTCAGTTCCTTTTTATAAGATGCAGGGTTGCGGCAATGATTTCGTAATTATCGATAACCGCGAACTCGGTGTTCCGGTGGAAAAGATGCCGCTCTGGGCTGAGAAGCTCTGTCAGCGCGCTTTCGGAGTTTATGCCGACGGCCTGTTCTTTATTGAGAACGGACCTGAGGGTTCCGCTCTGGATTTTGTCTGGCAGTTCTACAATTCCGACGGTTCAAGGGCTGAAATGTGCGGCAATGCTTCGCGCTGTGCCGGTCGTCTGGCCCATGCCTTGGGTATCGCCGGTGAGCAGCATGTTTTCGGTTCCGATGCCGGGCCCATCAAAGTGCAGGTTTTCCCTGCGCTGGAGGAAGTCAAAGTGCAGCTGACCCCGCCCGAAGGTCTGGTGGTCAAACAGAAGCTTGAAATCGACGGCGAAGAGTACGAATACCATTTTGCCAACACCGGTGTGCCGCACGTGGTCGTGCAGGTTGCTGACGTGGAAGATGTGGATATCAAGAAACTCGGCGCGGCCTTCCGTTACCATGAGGCTTTTGCTCCTGCAGGCACAAATGTGAACTTTGTGCAGATCGTTGATAACGACAGCCTTGTTGTGCGTACCTATGAAAGGGGCGTGGAGGATGAAACCTACGCCTGCGGAACCGGGGTCAGCGCAGTACAGCTTACCCTTCACGAGCAGGGACTGACTGACGCAGCAGTCAGCGTGCGCACCTCCGGCGGAGAAATCCTCAAAGTCATCATTGAAGATGGAAATGTCTTTTTGCAGGGCGGGGCGGAACTTACCTTTTCCGGCGAAGTCTTTATTGAGTCTCTGGGAATAGATTAA